In one Aromatoleum aromaticum EbN1 genomic region, the following are encoded:
- the rplD gene encoding 50S ribosomal protein L4: protein MELKLLNDQGAQSATLQASDALFGRDYNEALIHQVVVAYMANARSGNRAQKGRAEVSKSTRKPWRQKGTGRARAGMASSPLWRGGGRVFPNSPEDNFSQKLNRKMYRAGVASILSQLAREDRLAIVENFSVEAPKTRLLSQKLKGMGLDSVLVITDEFDENLFLSSRNLHKVLVLEVSETDPVSLVHYDRVIVTKGALAKMEEAWQ, encoded by the coding sequence ATGGAACTTAAATTATTGAATGATCAGGGTGCGCAGTCGGCAACGCTGCAGGCCTCTGATGCGCTGTTCGGGCGCGACTACAACGAAGCCCTGATCCATCAGGTCGTTGTGGCGTACATGGCCAATGCCCGCTCGGGCAATCGCGCGCAGAAAGGTCGTGCGGAAGTTTCCAAGTCGACGCGCAAGCCGTGGCGCCAGAAAGGCACCGGCCGCGCTCGTGCCGGTATGGCGTCGAGCCCGTTGTGGCGCGGAGGTGGCCGGGTTTTCCCGAATTCGCCCGAAGACAACTTCTCGCAGAAGCTGAACCGCAAGATGTACCGCGCCGGCGTGGCGTCGATCCTTTCGCAGCTTGCGCGTGAAGACCGTCTGGCGATCGTCGAGAATTTCAGCGTCGAGGCGCCGAAGACCCGCCTGCTGTCGCAGAAGCTCAAAGGCATGGGGCTCGATTCGGTGCTGGTCATTACCGACGAGTTCGATGAAAACCTGTTCCTGTCGTCACGGAACCTGCACAAGGTGCTGGTTCTCGAGGTCAGCGAGACGGATCCGGTGTCGCTTGTGCACTACGACCGGGTCATCGTGACCAAGGGTGCGCTGGCCAAGATGGAGGAGGCCTGGCAATGA
- the rplW gene encoding 50S ribosomal protein L23, whose protein sequence is MSGFSQERLMQVLLAPQISEKATYVADKNEQVVFKVASTATKPEVKAAVELLFKVEVKSVQIANVKGKVKRFGKMTGRRKDWKKAFVCLKPGQEINFAAGE, encoded by the coding sequence ATGAGCGGATTTAGCCAAGAGCGTCTGATGCAGGTGCTGCTCGCGCCCCAGATCTCCGAAAAGGCGACGTATGTCGCCGACAAGAACGAGCAGGTTGTGTTCAAGGTTGCGTCGACCGCGACCAAGCCCGAAGTCAAGGCGGCTGTCGAGTTGCTCTTCAAGGTTGAAGTGAAGTCGGTGCAGATTGCGAACGTGAAAGGCAAGGTCAAGCGTTTCGGCAAGATGACCGGCCGCCGCAAGGACTGGAAGAAGGCGTTCGTCTGCCTCAAGCCGGGCCAGGAAATCAACTTCGCGGCCGGGGAGTGA
- the rplB gene encoding 50S ribosomal protein L2, whose amino-acid sequence MALVKLKPTSAGRRAMVKVVNADLYKGRPHAALVEKQSKNAGRNNSGRITVRHQGGGHKQHYRLVDFRRNKDGIAARVERVEYDPNRSANIALICYADGERAYIIAPKGLEVGQTVLSGPEAPIKAGNVLPIRNIPVGSTIHCVELMPGKGAQIARAAGTSVQLLAREGAYAQLRLRSGEVRRVHVECRAAIGVVGNEEHGLRKIGKAGANRWRGIRPTVRGVAMNPVDHPHGGGEGRTGEGGVARSPWGQPAKGYRTRSNKRTDTMIVQRRHKR is encoded by the coding sequence ATGGCACTGGTAAAACTTAAGCCTACGTCTGCCGGCCGTCGCGCGATGGTCAAGGTCGTCAATGCGGATCTCTACAAGGGGCGTCCGCATGCCGCGCTGGTCGAGAAGCAGTCGAAGAACGCCGGCCGCAACAACAGCGGCCGCATCACCGTCCGTCACCAGGGTGGTGGGCACAAGCAGCATTACCGTCTGGTGGATTTCCGTCGCAACAAGGACGGCATCGCAGCTCGCGTCGAGCGTGTCGAGTACGACCCGAACCGTTCCGCGAACATTGCGCTGATCTGCTACGCCGACGGCGAGCGCGCCTACATCATCGCGCCGAAGGGGCTCGAAGTGGGGCAGACGGTCCTCAGCGGACCGGAAGCGCCGATCAAGGCGGGCAACGTGCTGCCGATCCGGAATATTCCGGTCGGTTCCACGATTCACTGTGTCGAGCTGATGCCGGGCAAGGGGGCACAGATCGCGCGTGCTGCAGGCACTTCGGTGCAGCTGCTCGCCCGTGAAGGCGCATACGCTCAGCTCCGGTTGCGCTCCGGCGAAGTTCGCCGGGTGCACGTCGAGTGCCGTGCCGCCATCGGCGTCGTCGGCAACGAAGAGCACGGCCTGCGCAAGATCGGCAAGGCGGGCGCGAACCGCTGGCGCGGTATCCGTCCGACGGTCCGCGGTGTAGCGATGAATCCGGTCGATCACCCGCACGGTGGTGGCGAGGGCCGGACCGGCGAAGGCGGCGTGGCGCGCAGCCCGTGGGGTCAGCCGGCGAAGGGCTACCGCACGCGCAGCAACAAGCGCACCGACACGATGATCGTGCAGCGTCGTCACAAGCGTTAA
- the rpsS gene encoding 30S ribosomal protein S19: protein MARSIKKGPFVDAHLLKKVDAVRTSNDKRPIKTWSRRSTVLPDFVGLTIAVHNGRQHVPVFVSENMVGHKLGEFALTRTFKGHAASKKAKR, encoded by the coding sequence ATGGCACGTTCTATTAAAAAAGGCCCGTTTGTCGACGCGCATCTGCTCAAGAAGGTCGACGCCGTGCGGACGAGCAACGACAAGCGCCCGATCAAGACCTGGTCCCGTCGCTCGACGGTGTTGCCGGACTTCGTCGGCCTGACGATTGCGGTCCATAACGGTCGGCAGCATGTTCCGGTCTTCGTGTCGGAAAACATGGTTGGTCACAAGCTCGGCGAGTTCGCCCTGACCCGTACGTTCAAGGGGCACGCGGCGAGCAAGAAGGCGAAGAGGTAA
- the rplV gene encoding 50S ribosomal protein L22, which produces METRAILRGVRLSAQKGRLVADQVRGRPVDQALNILAFSPKKGAQIIRKVMESAIANAEHNDGADIDTLKVKTIYVEEGMSLKRFAARAKGRGARILKPTCHIYVTVGE; this is translated from the coding sequence ATGGAAACCAGAGCAATTCTCCGCGGCGTTCGCCTGTCGGCCCAGAAGGGGCGGCTGGTGGCGGACCAGGTGCGGGGCAGGCCGGTTGATCAGGCACTCAACATCCTTGCCTTCTCGCCGAAAAAGGGCGCGCAGATCATCCGCAAAGTGATGGAGTCGGCGATTGCCAATGCAGAACACAACGATGGCGCAGATATTGACACCCTCAAGGTCAAGACGATCTACGTCGAGGAAGGCATGTCGCTGAAGCGCTTTGCGGCGCGGGCAAAGGGACGCGGGGCCCGCATTCTCAAGCCGACCTGCCACATCTACGTGACCGTCGGGGAATAA
- the rpsC gene encoding 30S ribosomal protein S3: MGQKIHPTGFRLAVTRDWNSRWFASSGDYSRMLHEDLKVRDFLKKRLAHASVGRVVIERPAKNARITLFSARPGVVIGKKGEDIELLKRELQKIMGVPVHVNIEEVRKPEVDAKLIADSIAQQLEKRIMFRRAMKRAMQNAMRLGAQGIKIMSAGRLNGAEIARTEWYREGRVPLHTLRADIDYGVSEAKTTYGIIGIKVWVYKGEMLGRNERPAVVENENEARRGRRAPRNDAGDNRGAKRPARRTGAEQAGAGDKAGTRTRKAGVDDAAAVEKEVS; the protein is encoded by the coding sequence ATGGGTCAGAAAATTCATCCGACCGGGTTCCGCCTTGCGGTCACTCGTGATTGGAATTCCCGTTGGTTCGCATCGAGCGGTGATTACTCGAGAATGTTGCACGAGGACCTGAAAGTCCGCGATTTTCTCAAGAAGCGTCTTGCTCACGCATCGGTGGGGCGCGTTGTCATCGAACGCCCGGCGAAGAACGCACGGATCACCCTTTTCAGCGCACGCCCTGGTGTCGTGATCGGCAAGAAGGGCGAGGACATCGAACTGCTCAAGCGCGAGCTTCAGAAGATCATGGGCGTGCCGGTGCACGTCAATATCGAAGAAGTGCGCAAGCCGGAAGTCGATGCCAAGCTGATCGCCGACTCGATCGCCCAGCAGCTCGAAAAGCGGATCATGTTCCGCCGCGCCATGAAGCGCGCAATGCAGAATGCAATGCGGCTCGGCGCACAGGGCATCAAGATCATGAGCGCCGGACGACTGAACGGCGCCGAAATCGCTCGCACCGAGTGGTACCGCGAAGGCCGCGTTCCGCTGCATACGCTGCGTGCCGATATCGACTATGGCGTATCCGAAGCGAAGACCACCTACGGCATCATCGGTATCAAGGTGTGGGTGTACAAGGGTGAGATGCTCGGGCGCAACGAGCGGCCTGCGGTCGTCGAGAACGAGAACGAGGCTCGTCGCGGTCGCCGCGCGCCTCGCAATGATGCCGGTGACAACCGCGGCGCCAAGCGCCCCGCACGTCGCACGGGTGCCGAACAAGCGGGAGCTGGCGACAAGGCCGGCACCCGGACCAGGAAAGCGGGAGTAGACGATGCTGCAGCCGTCGAGAAGGAAGTATCGTAA
- the rplP gene encoding 50S ribosomal protein L16 — MLQPSRRKYRKEQKGRNTGIATRGAKVSFGEFGLKAIGRGRLTARQIESARRAMTRHIKRGGRIWIRIFPDKPISKKPAEVRMGNGKGNPEYWVAEIQPGKVLYEMDGVDETLAREAFRLAAAKLPLETVFVHRQMG, encoded by the coding sequence ATGCTGCAGCCGTCGAGAAGGAAGTATCGTAAGGAGCAGAAGGGCCGGAACACCGGGATCGCGACGCGCGGCGCCAAAGTCAGTTTCGGCGAGTTCGGGCTCAAGGCGATCGGCCGCGGTCGTCTGACCGCCCGTCAGATCGAGTCCGCACGACGGGCGATGACCCGGCACATCAAGCGGGGCGGGCGCATCTGGATCCGGATTTTCCCGGACAAGCCGATCTCGAAGAAGCCAGCTGAAGTGCGGATGGGTAACGGCAAGGGGAACCCGGAATACTGGGTTGCCGAGATTCAGCCCGGCAAGGTGTTGTATGAGATGGACGGTGTCGACGAGACGCTCGCCCGCGAAGCGTTCCGGCTTGCTGCTGCGAAGCTTCCGCTCGAGACGGTCTTTGTTCATCGTCAAATGGGGTGA
- the rpmC gene encoding 50S ribosomal protein L29 — MKASELRAKSAGELNQELLELLKAQFSLRMQLATQQLGNTSQLGKVRRDIARVRTLLQEKAVQK, encoded by the coding sequence ATGAAAGCGAGTGAACTCCGCGCGAAGAGCGCCGGTGAATTGAATCAAGAATTGCTCGAACTGCTGAAAGCGCAGTTTTCGTTGCGTATGCAACTTGCGACTCAGCAGCTCGGCAATACGAGCCAACTCGGGAAAGTGCGTCGCGACATCGCGCGCGTCCGCACGCTCCTGCAGGAAAAGGCGGTGCAGAAATGA
- the rpsQ gene encoding 30S ribosomal protein S17, with product MTEQIEKVRRALVGRVVSDKMQNTVTVLVERRVKHELYGKVITRSAKYHAHVEDGGAAAGDLVEIEECRPISKTKSWRVAKVLEKARVI from the coding sequence ATGACCGAGCAGATCGAAAAAGTCAGGCGCGCGCTCGTTGGACGTGTGGTCAGCGACAAGATGCAGAACACGGTGACGGTTCTCGTCGAGCGCCGTGTGAAGCACGAGCTCTACGGCAAGGTGATCACGCGGTCCGCGAAGTATCACGCGCACGTCGAAGACGGTGGAGCAGCGGCCGGCGATCTGGTTGAAATCGAGGAATGCCGTCCGATTTCAAAGACCAAGTCGTGGCGTGTGGCCAAGGTGCTCGAGAAGGCTCGGGTCATCTGA
- the rplN gene encoding 50S ribosomal protein L14: protein MIQMQSRLDVADNTGARSVMCIKVLGGSKRRYAGIGDIIKVTVKDAAPRGRVKKGDIYSAVVVRTAKGVRRPDGSLVKFDGNAAVLLNNKLEPIGTRIFGPVTRELRTERFMKIVSLAPEVL, encoded by the coding sequence ATGATTCAAATGCAGTCCAGGCTGGACGTTGCCGACAATACCGGTGCGCGTTCAGTGATGTGCATCAAGGTCCTTGGTGGTTCCAAGCGCCGCTACGCGGGTATCGGCGACATCATCAAGGTCACCGTCAAGGATGCCGCGCCCCGTGGGCGCGTGAAAAAGGGCGATATCTACAGCGCCGTCGTCGTGCGCACCGCCAAGGGCGTGCGTCGTCCCGACGGTTCGCTCGTCAAGTTCGATGGCAATGCCGCAGTGCTGCTCAACAACAAGCTCGAGCCGATCGGTACGCGCATCTTCGGGCCGGTGACGCGCGAGCTGCGCACCGAGCGCTTCATGAAGATTGTTTCGCTCGCGCCTGAAGTGCTCTAA
- the rplX gene encoding 50S ribosomal protein L24 gives MNKIRKGDEVVVLAGKDRGRRGVVLSRVDDERLLVEGVNRVKKHVRPNPLKGEVGGIVEKEMPLHISNVALFNPAAQKGDRVGIRVLEDGRKVRFFKSNGELVDA, from the coding sequence ATGAACAAGATCCGCAAAGGTGATGAAGTGGTGGTTCTGGCCGGCAAGGATCGCGGCCGGCGCGGCGTCGTGCTGAGTCGCGTCGACGACGAGCGGCTGCTCGTCGAAGGCGTGAATCGGGTCAAGAAGCACGTGCGTCCGAACCCGCTCAAGGGTGAAGTGGGCGGCATCGTCGAGAAAGAGATGCCTCTGCATATTTCCAACGTCGCATTGTTCAATCCCGCAGCCCAGAAGGGCGATCGCGTGGGAATCCGGGTGCTTGAGGACGGCCGCAAGGTGCGCTTCTTCAAGTCGAATGGCGAACTGGTGGACGCGTAA
- the rplE gene encoding 50S ribosomal protein L5, with protein MARLQEFYKETVAPDLLKQFGYKSVMEVPRITKITLNMGVGEAVGDKKILEHAVGDMVKIAGQKPVVTKARKSIAGFKIRDGYPIGCMVTLRGAKMFEFLDRLVTVAMPRIRDFRGIGGKGFDGRGNYNLGVKEQIIFPEIEYDKIDALRGMNISITTTAKSDQEARALLVAFKFPFKN; from the coding sequence ATGGCGCGCTTGCAGGAATTCTACAAAGAAACGGTGGCTCCGGACCTGCTCAAGCAGTTCGGATACAAGTCCGTGATGGAAGTGCCGCGCATCACCAAGATCACCCTGAACATGGGTGTCGGTGAGGCTGTCGGCGACAAGAAGATTCTCGAACATGCGGTTGGCGACATGGTCAAGATCGCCGGGCAGAAGCCGGTGGTGACGAAAGCCCGCAAGTCGATTGCAGGATTCAAGATTCGTGACGGTTACCCGATCGGCTGCATGGTGACGTTGCGTGGCGCGAAGATGTTCGAGTTCCTCGATCGCCTGGTGACCGTGGCGATGCCGCGGATCCGCGACTTTCGCGGCATTGGCGGCAAGGGTTTCGACGGTCGTGGCAACTACAACCTCGGCGTCAAGGAACAGATCATTTTCCCCGAAATCGAGTACGACAAGATCGATGCCCTTCGGGGGATGAACATCAGTATCACGACGACCGCCAAGAGCGATCAGGAAGCTCGGGCCCTGCTCGTCGCGTTCAAGTTCCCGTTCAAGAATTGA
- the rpsN gene encoding 30S ribosomal protein S14, translated as MAKLSLINREEKRRKTVEKFAAKRAALIAQINDFKLPEEERMVARLKLQQLPRNASPVRERNRCALTGRPRGVFRKFGLCRNKLRDLAFRGEVPGMTKASW; from the coding sequence ATGGCGAAACTGTCCCTGATCAATCGAGAAGAGAAGCGCCGCAAGACGGTCGAGAAATTCGCCGCCAAGCGGGCCGCGCTGATCGCTCAGATCAATGATTTCAAGCTGCCGGAAGAGGAGCGCATGGTTGCTCGTCTGAAGCTGCAGCAGTTGCCGCGCAATGCAAGTCCGGTTCGGGAGCGTAATCGCTGTGCCTTGACCGGGCGTCCGCGCGGTGTGTTCCGCAAGTTCGGATTGTGCCGTAACAAGCTGCGCGACCTGGCGTTCCGCGGCGAGGTGCCCGGCATGACCAAGGCGAGCTGGTAA
- the rpsH gene encoding 30S ribosomal protein S8: MSMSDPIADMLTRIRNGQQAQKVSVSMPCSKLKVAIAKVLQDEGYIDGYSIREAGGKPELDVALKYYAGRPVIERIERVSRPGLRVYKGSGDLPRVMNGLGVAIVSTPRGVMTDRAARAGRVGGEVICYVA, encoded by the coding sequence ATGAGTATGTCCGATCCCATCGCCGACATGCTGACCCGTATCCGTAACGGTCAGCAGGCTCAGAAAGTGAGCGTGTCGATGCCTTGCTCGAAGCTGAAGGTCGCGATCGCGAAAGTCCTGCAGGACGAAGGCTATATCGACGGCTATTCCATTCGCGAAGCGGGTGGCAAGCCGGAACTGGATGTTGCACTCAAGTACTATGCCGGCCGCCCGGTCATCGAGCGGATCGAGCGCGTCAGCCGCCCCGGTCTGCGCGTATACAAGGGTAGCGGCGATCTTCCCCGTGTCATGAACGGACTGGGTGTCGCGATCGTGTCGACCCCACGCGGTGTCATGACGGACCGTGCGGCGCGTGCCGGCCGGGTCGGCGGCGAAGTCATTTGTTACGTCGCATAA
- the rplF gene encoding 50S ribosomal protein L6 gives MSRVAKNPVAIPQGVEITIGADEVSVKGPLGAVKQYIGNAVTLERDGDALVCKAREGVANSRAMSGTVRALVNNMVTGVTKGFERKLTLVGVGYRAQAQGDKLNLTLGFSHPVVHQMPAGVKVETPTQTEIVIKGIDKQQVGQVAAEVRAYREPEPYKGKGVRYSDEVVVLKETKKK, from the coding sequence ATGTCTCGTGTAGCTAAGAATCCGGTGGCAATCCCCCAGGGCGTCGAGATCACGATCGGGGCCGATGAAGTTTCCGTCAAGGGGCCGCTGGGCGCCGTGAAACAGTACATCGGCAATGCGGTGACGCTCGAGCGCGACGGTGATGCGCTGGTGTGCAAGGCGCGCGAAGGTGTCGCAAACAGCCGGGCGATGTCCGGCACGGTGCGCGCCCTCGTCAACAACATGGTTACCGGCGTGACGAAAGGCTTCGAGCGCAAGCTCACGCTGGTCGGCGTCGGCTATCGGGCGCAGGCCCAAGGCGACAAGCTCAACCTGACGCTCGGTTTCTCCCACCCGGTGGTGCATCAGATGCCGGCCGGCGTGAAGGTGGAAACTCCGACTCAGACCGAGATCGTCATCAAGGGCATCGACAAGCAGCAGGTCGGTCAGGTCGCAGCCGAGGTGCGTGCATACCGCGAACCCGAGCCGTACAAGGGCAAGGGCGTCCGTTATTCGGACGAAGTGGTTGTGCTTAAGGAAACCAAGAAGAAGTAA
- the rplR gene encoding 50S ribosomal protein L18, with protein sequence MNKKEVRLRRARKTRAKIAELKSVRLTVFRTNSHIYAQVIDGSGSRVLAAASTVEADVRSQLPNGGNKQAAQVVGKLIAERAKAAGVEAVAFDRAGFQYHGRVKALAEAAREGGLKF encoded by the coding sequence ATGAACAAGAAAGAAGTTCGTCTGCGTCGTGCTCGTAAAACCCGAGCCAAAATCGCGGAGCTGAAGTCGGTGCGCCTAACCGTGTTCCGTACCAACTCCCATATCTACGCCCAAGTCATTGACGGTAGCGGTTCGCGGGTGTTGGCGGCGGCATCGACCGTCGAGGCCGACGTGCGCTCGCAACTGCCGAACGGCGGCAACAAGCAGGCCGCGCAAGTCGTCGGCAAGCTCATCGCCGAGCGGGCGAAGGCCGCCGGGGTCGAAGCGGTGGCGTTCGACCGCGCTGGCTTCCAGTATCACGGTCGCGTCAAGGCGCTGGCCGAGGCCGCCCGCGAAGGCGGACTCAAGTTCTAA
- the rpsE gene encoding 30S ribosomal protein S5, translating to MAKQQSKRPQAADERDDGLREKMVAINRVTKVVKGGRILGFAALTVVGDGDGGVGMGKGKSREVPVAVQKAMDEARRKLKKISLKNGTLQHAIVGKHGAASVLMQPAPSGTGIIAGGPMRAVFEVMGVTDVTCKCLGSANPYNVVRATLNGLLAINTPAEIAAKRGKSVEEILG from the coding sequence ATGGCTAAGCAACAAAGCAAGCGACCGCAAGCGGCGGATGAGCGCGACGACGGCCTGCGGGAGAAAATGGTCGCGATCAATCGCGTGACCAAGGTCGTCAAGGGCGGCCGGATCCTCGGTTTTGCGGCGCTTACGGTTGTCGGTGATGGCGACGGCGGCGTCGGAATGGGCAAGGGCAAGTCGCGCGAAGTTCCGGTGGCGGTGCAGAAGGCGATGGACGAAGCGCGTCGCAAGCTCAAGAAGATTTCGCTCAAGAACGGCACGTTGCAGCACGCGATCGTCGGCAAGCACGGCGCGGCCTCCGTGCTGATGCAGCCGGCTCCTAGCGGCACCGGCATCATCGCTGGTGGTCCGATGCGGGCGGTGTTCGAAGTGATGGGCGTGACCGACGTGACCTGCAAGTGCCTTGGCTCCGCCAATCCTTACAACGTCGTGCGTGCGACGCTCAACGGTCTTCTGGCGATCAACACGCCGGCCGAGATCGCTGCCAAGCGTGGCAAGTCGGTCGAAGAGATCCTGGGGTAA
- the rpmD gene encoding 50S ribosomal protein L30, whose product MSEKTIKVTLVKSVIGTKQSHRATVRGLGLRRTNHCVELQDTPEIRGMVNKVSYLLKCEG is encoded by the coding sequence ATGTCCGAGAAAACGATCAAGGTCACGCTCGTGAAGAGCGTGATCGGCACCAAGCAGTCGCACCGTGCAACCGTCCGTGGCCTTGGCCTGCGACGCACGAACCACTGTGTCGAACTGCAGGACACGCCCGAAATTCGCGGCATGGTGAACAAGGTGTCGTACCTGCTGAAGTGTGA